The sequence TTCAGGACGAACGTCATCCAGGCGCTCCGCCAGCCGCTTGAGGACAGTGAGATCACGATCGCCCGCGCGAGCGGTTCCGTGACCTTCCCGGCGGATTTCATGCTGGTGGCATCGAGTAATCCATGCAGGTGCGGCTTCCTGTTCGATCCGGAGACGGCGTGCTCCTGCCCCCCGTCCTCGGTAAAGAACTATTTCAGGAAAATTTCCGGTCCCATACTGGACCGCATCGATATCGAGGTCATGGTGCCGCGCGTTCCGTACCGCGACCTGATGGACGGCGGCGGGGGAGAGCCGTCCTCGGAAATCCGGGAAAGGGTGCTCAGGGCGAGGGAAATACAGTCGCGCCGGTTCGGTCCCGGCGGAACCTCCTGCAACGCGCGCATGAGCAATCCGGAGGTCAAGCGCTATTGCGCGCTCACGGATGATACGGTCGCGGTTATGGAAAGCGCGATGGGGAGGATGAACCTTTCGGCCCGCTCATTTTTCCGTCTTCTTAAAGTCGCGCGCACTATCGCGGATCTTGGCGGGAGCGATTCCATTGAAAAGCGCAATTTGCTCGAGGCCTTGTCCTATAAAAACCTGCAGCGCAGTTACGAGGTTTAAAGGTGGTCTAATTGTCGTTCCCGTACAGGGAACACATATGAGATACTCAGGTATTATAATCCGAGCGCGATTTTTTTTGCCTTTCGCATAACCCTTTCTTCGCGTTCCCGGAAGCGGTATGCATCTCCGATCGCAAAGACAGTGCGGATTTTAATTCCGCCGGCCTTGAAGACGGTCTTGAGCGCTCTTATGGTGCCGCCGGCCTGGTTCGACATCAGGTTGAACGGGAAGGGCGAGCCCGAGGCTACCACGAAGATCGCGCTCTTTCCCCTGAGGCGGGGAGACGGCAGCTTTTTCATTGGTCCTGCTTCGATATACTCAAAGGTCGTGACGTTTCTGTCGAACAGGTTTTTAAGCGGGCCCGGGATGTTTCCCCAGTAAGCGGGGGCGCCCACGATGATCATATCCGCGTTCCTTGCCTCATCCGCGAAGTGGTGCGCGCCGTCGCGGGGAAGCACGCAATCCCGGTCCGGCCTGCACCCAAGGCAGCCCGTGCACGGGGCGATCTTGATATCCCTGATGTTGATCCATTCAACCGCATGATGCGCCTGCAGGGCCGCGCGCATTCCCGCGAGAACGGTTGCCGTTACGCCGCTTTTCCTGGGTGATGCATTGATGAACAGTATCTTCATGGTCCCTTCTTTATTTTCCTGGTTACTGAATTATA is a genomic window of Spirochaetota bacterium containing:
- a CDS encoding flavodoxin family protein, which encodes MKILFINASPRKSGVTATVLAGMRAALQAHHAVEWINIRDIKIAPCTGCLGCRPDRDCVLPRDGAHHFADEARNADMIIVGAPAYWGNIPGPLKNLFDRNVTTFEYIEAGPMKKLPSPRLRGKSAIFVVASGSPFPFNLMSNQAGGTIRALKTVFKAGGIKIRTVFAIGDAYRFREREERVMRKAKKIALGL